The Brassica napus cultivar Da-Ae chromosome C7, Da-Ae, whole genome shotgun sequence genome has a segment encoding these proteins:
- the LOC111213034 gene encoding zinc finger CCCH domain-containing protein 41-like, which produces MELSSPKERVLSSSDCMSDPEEEHEISEEEDDDRNHKHRRKEEETRSQSLEQGSSDQAFSRPHRKNYRHFENGNTFGEHEKRPQRVQFDSQRARSNPMFSRDAGHGRGRGNYGSWAQRDSRFNPVDLSSHMVPGMFGARGLAGVSAAQSAPWPPFGMLNGVPNGGLDAFHHMQGSLRPPLNASLNMGIPRQRCRDFEERGFCLRGDMCPMEHGMNRIVVDDVQSLSQFNLPVSGPGAPHMAASSKPVPAQFGSANFMNTKGAHGKTNEGGMAVDGMGYGDAYPSGGGTDFYDPDQPLWNNSAGETSGALLALSSHGIDENVAPLDENNQDGPENAGGIGDSRSKSQPVWGRTRHAKADARLNSSAGFEDQLKEVPINSSRHGKQNHVGESVSKVVGSSNTSSDAMNNTRKAMQKAMRTLFVNGVPHEINRKDLILAHFQKFGKVIDIHIPISSERAFVQFSKREEAESALKAPDAVMGNRFIKLWWANRDSIPDNVLSTGNGASVKGRVMTASGGQNQLPIVAASKSNHVTSTAKGPAFHGCGAPSSAEQPKPVGFASVPKVTPVQQKKADDLERLKETLRKKQEMLEQKREEFRKKLAMLEKQGTVVKGEEADEPDAKRLKVDTASNSGEAISSPKTESSTDKKKVPIQKPLSSAKLSTETPSPDPKHFKQRPYQFNTNLNSPMVNRYKLDNRPTTIKVVPPLPTGLADVAVLKEHFSFYGEISKVELEDNASIDSGKDQDETDKENRAACVTFVKRSAAEKAFANAKCWKEHTLQFKWVTRQSNRENNDSNNNNNLSVTGDHLSKKNKCTASVSNDPKPKDEVRASSTEEPENTNVSGDDKTLDERETKESDNGNSKSNSESIEGASEAVAVSETDEEQING; this is translated from the exons ATGGAGCTTTCTTCTCCGAAGGAACGCGTGCTATCTTCGTCTGATTGTATGAGCGACCCTGAGGAGGAGCATGAGATCAGCGAGGAGGAGGATGACGATCGCAACCATAAGCACCGCaggaaagaagaagagacgaGGTCTCAGTCTTTGGAACAAGGCTCTTCAGATCAGGCTTTCTCAAGGCCGCACAGGAAAAACTACAGACATTTTGAGAATGGGAATACCTTTGGTGAACACGAAAAGCGGCCTCAGCGTGTGCAGTTTGATAGTCAAAGAGCAAGATCGAATCCAATGTTTTCAAGGGACGCTGGTCATGGTAGAGGTAGAGGCAACTACGGTTCTTGGGCTCAGCGTGATTCCAGGTTTAATCCTGTTGATCTCTCGTCTCATATGGTTCCCGGCATGTTTGGAGCGAGGGGACTAGCTGGTGTTTCAGCTGCTCAGAGCGCGCCGTGGCCTCCTTTTGGAATgcttaatggagttccaaatGGTGGTTTGGATGCTTTCCATCACATGCAAGGCTCTCTAAGACCGCCCTTGAATGCGTCACTCAACATGGGTATTCCTCGGCAGCGATGCAGAGACTTTGAGGAGCGTGGGTTCTGCCTCAGAGGGGATATGTGTCCCATGGAGCATGGAATGAATCGCATTGTTGTCGACGATGTTCAG AGTCTATCACAGTTCAACCTTCCCGTTTCTGGCCCGGGTGCACCTCATATGGCAGCTTCTTCTAAACCAGTGCCTGCACAGTTTGGGAGTGCTAATTTCATGAATACTAAAGGAGCTCATGGGAAGACTAATGAGGGTGGAATGGCTGTTGATGGTATGGGTTATGGTGATGCATATCCTAGTGGAGGTGGAACTGATTTTTACGATCCTGATCAACCTTTGTGGAATAACAGTGCTGGTGAAACGTCAGGGGCATTGCTTGCACTAAGTTCTCATGGGATTGATGAGAATGTAGCTCCACTGGATGAAAATAACCAAGATGGCCCTGAAAATGCGGGTGGTATTGGAGACTCCAGAAGCAAAAGTCAACCAGTTTGGGGAAGAACGCGTCATGCAAAAGCTGATGCAAGATTAAATTCATCAGCTGGTTTTGAAGATCAACTGAAGGAGGTTCCAATCAATTCATCTCGCCACGGCAAACAAAACCACGTTGGTGAAAGTGTCTCAAAAGTTGTTGGTTCATCAAATACTTCAAGTGATGCGATGAACAATACAAGAAAAGCAATGCAAAAGGCAATGCGGACTCTATTTGTCAACGGTGTTCCCCACGAAATCAACAGAAAGGACCTCATTCTTGCCCATTTTCAGAAATTTGGGAAAGTTATTGACATTCACATCCCAATAAGTAGTGAACGAGCATTTGTTCAATTCTCTAAACGCGAAGAGGCTGAATCTGCTCTGAAGGCACCTGATGCTGTGATGGGTAACCGCTTTATCAAGCTTTGGTGGGCAAATAGAGATAGTATACCTGATAATGTCCTCTCCACTGGCAATGGTGCTTCTGTGAAGGGTCGTGTTATGACTGCTTCCGGAGGGCAGAACCAACTTCCTATTGTTGCAGCATCGAAAAGCAACCATGTAACTTCCACCGCAAAGGGTCCTGCCTTCCACGGCTGTGGCGCTCCATCATCAGCTGAACAGCCTAAGCCTGTGGGTTTCGCAAGTGTCCCCAAGGTTACGCCGGTTCAGCAGAAAAAAGCAGACGATCTTGAGCGGTTGAAGGAGACACTTCGAAAAAAGCAGGAAATGCTGGAGCAGAAGCGTGAAGAGTTCCGCAAAAAGTTGGCGATGCTTGAAAAACAA GGTACGGTTGTGAAGGGTGAAGAAGCAGATGAGCCAGATGCTAAGCGCCTCAAAGTAGATACAGCCTCTAACTCCGGTGAAGCAATCTCATCACCAAAAACAGAGTCATCCACAGATAAGAAGAAAGTGCCTATCCAGAAGCCGCTTTCTTCTGCTAAATTAAGCACAGAAACGCCATCTCCGGATCCAAAACATTTCAAGCAAAGACCGTATCAGTTCAATACAAATTTGAACTCTCCTATGGTAAATAGGTATAAGTTGGACAACCGCCCGACTACCATCAAAGTTGTTCCTCCTTTGCCAACCGGGTTAGCCGAT GTTGCTGTCTTAAAGgaacatttttcattttatggCGAAATCTCAAAAGTGGAACTCGAAGACAATGCATCGATTGATAGTGGCAAGGATCAGGATGAAACAGATAAAGAAAACCGTGCAGCTTGTGTCACATTTGTGAAGCGCAGCGCAGCCGAGAAAGCGTTTGCTAACGCAAAATGCTGGAAAGAACACACCTTGCAGTTCAAGTGGGTAACACGTCAAAGCAACAGAGAGAATAATGatagcaacaacaacaataatctCTCTGTTACTGGTGACCACCTTAGCAAGAAAAACAAGTGCACTGCTTCTGTCTCTAATGACCCAAAACCAAAAGATGAAGTCAGAGCCTCGTCTACAGAAGAACCAGAGAACACAAATGTCTCTGGAGACGACAAGACGTTGGATGAACGAGAGACCAAGGAAAGCGATAATGGCAACAGTAAAAGTAACAGCGAGTCCATCGAAGGAGCTTCTGAAGCGGTTGCAGTGTCTGAAACTGatgaagaacagataaatggtTAA